The stretch of DNA TGCTGCAGAAGGGCAAGCAGCCGCTCGGGGTCGGGTTCTTCTTCTCCCTCGGCCACTCCACCATCGTGCTGGCGCTCTCGATCGGGGTCGCCTTCGCCGCCAAGGCCGCCAGCCGGTTCCAAGCCAGTTTCGCCGGCACAGGTGGCATCATCGGCACCCTGGTGTCGGCGTCCTTCCTCTACCTGCTCGCCGGGTTGAACCTCGTCGTCCTGATCGGAATCGTCAAGATGTGGCGCCAGGCCAAGCTCGGGCGGTACCAGCCCGAGGAGTTGGACGTGCTGCTGGCCAACCGGGGTTTGATGAACCGGATCTTCCGAGGCCGCTACAACAAGTTCATCAACCACTCGTGGCAGATGTACCCGGTCGGCGTCCTCTTCGGGCTGGGCTTCGACACCGCGACCGAGGTGGCCGTCCTCGGCCTGTCGGCCACCGCCGCGGTGGGCGTGGGCGCAGGCGGCGCCTCGCTGCCCCCGCTGGCGATCCTGTCGCTGCCGCTGCTGTTCGCGGCCGGCATGTCCCTGATGGACACCATCGACGGGGTGTTCATGAGCAAGGCCTACAGCTGGGCGTTCGTGACCCCGATCCGCAAGATCTACTACAACATCACCACCACCGGGCTGTCGATCTTCGTGGCGTTCGTGATCGGCTCGATCCAGGTGGTGGGGCTGCTCTCGGAGAAGTTGGAGCTGACCGGGCAGCCCTGGGACCTGGTAAACGGCATCAACCTCAACACCGCCGGCCAGCTGATCGTGGTGGTCTTCCTGCTGGTGTGGGTCGGCGCCGTCGCCTATTACAAGCTGGCCAGGGTCGACGAGCGCTACGCCGGCCTCACCCGCGAATCAGGTCCGCTGGACTCAGCCGGCTGAGCGGGGATCGGCCGTCCGGTCCAGGGGCGGCAGGTGGGCTGTCGCGACGTCAGAAGTGATTGTGACGCCGCGGCTTGTCGAAGAAGCGCTCAGGCAGCGGCCGGGTGGCTGGACTTCTGCCGTAAGCCGCCTGCTCGATCTCTGAGGCCAGCTCCGGATCATGGCCTCGCAACCGGTCGATGTGCCGTTGCCGGCGGCTCATCGCCCAGTAGCGAGCCACTGCCACCGGCAGTGAGAGAGCCACACACATCCAAAATAAAAGCCACATACCCGTCCCCATCGGTCAAAACGGCATCAGTGCATCGCAGGGTAGCAGCGCGGCGGTCGTCTCGGTCGGGACTCGCGGCCCCCAGGCCTGGCGCCGGCTCCTGCGGGACCCAGGCTGGGGGTCAGCGGACCCCGCGGGGCCGGAACTGGATGCTGATCCGCGGGCCGACGGGCTTGCTGGTCTTGGGCACGGCGTGCTCCCAGGTGCGCTGGCAGCTGCCGCCCATCACGACCAGGTCGCCGTGGCCGAGGTTGTGCCGGAGAACACCGCCGGAAGCGCTGCTGTCACCGGTGCTGCCGACCGTGCCTGGCCTGGGCCGCAGCAGCAGTTGCCGGGGCGCGCCGACCGACAGGATCGCGACCATGGTGTCCTCGGTGCGGCTGCGCCCGATCCGGTCGCCGTGCCAGGCCACGCTGTCACGGCCGTCGCGGTACAGGCACAGCCCGGCCGTGCGAAACGGCTCACCGAGCTCGTCGGCGTAGTGAGCGCCGAGCCGCTCACGAGCCTCCTCCAGCACCGGGTGCGGCAACGGCGCGTCCTCGTCGTAGAAGCTGAGCAGCCGGGGGACCGCCACGATCCGCTGGTACATCTCGCGCTCCTCGGCGTGCCAGGGCACCGACTCGAGCAGGAAGTCGAACAGCGCGTCGGCGCCGGCCAACCAGCCGGGACGGACGTCCACCCAGGCGCCCGCGCTCAGCGCTCGCCTGGTGACTGCGCCGCCGAGCGGGCCGAGCGAGATGTCGTCGGCGAGGTCCAGGAGTGAGGCCTGCAGCGCTGCGGACATGCCGCCCAGGCTACACCGCTAAATCAATAGTGTGTTCGATTGCGGGGCTTCTCAAAGGAGCGGTCACGCATCGGCAGGGCGGCCTCACTGGCGGAGTAGGCCACCTGAGAGACCGTCGCCTCGCGTTGGGCGTCGATGTTGTAGGACCGGCCGACGCCGCCCCGCTTGCGCCCGGCGGTCACTGCCCAGCCCAGAATCAGCACCACTGGCGCCGCCGGGGGAACCCACCACAGCCAGTACCACATGTCGCCCCCGATCCCCATCCCGATAGGTGTCAAAGCAGGCTAACAGGACGCCGTCGTCGGCAGGCGGGGGTCGCGTCAGCGATCCAAGCCACGGCGTACCGCGCCTCCGGGGCAGGCAGTAACGTTGCCAGCCGTGCCGAGCCCTGCCCATGCGCCCAGTCTCGCCGATGTCCTCGCCGCCCTGGACGGCTGGTACCCACCGGCCACCGCCGAATCCTGGGACGCGGTCGGGTTGACCTGCGGCGATCGGGGCGACCGGATCGAGCGCGTCCTGCTGGCGGTCGACTGCGTCCCGGCGACGGTGGCCGAAGCGGTCGAGTCCGAGGCGCAGTTGCTGATCACCCACCACCCGTTGCTGCTCACCGGCGTGCACGGCGTGCCCGCCGATGATCCCAAAGGCGCCCTGGTGCACCGGATGATCCGGGCCGGCGTCGCGCACTTCGTCGCCCACACCAACGCCGACATCGCTGCCGACGGGGTGTCGCAGGCGCTAGCCGACTGCCTGGGCCTGCGCGCCACCGCGCCGTTGTCGCCGGCTTCGACCCCGGCCCTGGACCACCTGACCGTGTACGTGCCTGCCGCCGACTGCGACCGGCTGATCAGCGCCCTGATCGAGGCCGGCGCCGGCGCGGTCGGCGACTACGACCAGTGCACCTTCACGGTGTCGGGCCAGGGCAGCTACCGGCCGCTGCCCGGCGCCGACCCGGCCGACGGCGAGATCGGCGTGCTGACCCGCAAGAGCGAGCAGGCGCTGTCGGTGGTGCTGCCCAGGCCCCGACGCGCCGCCGTGCTGGCGGCGATGCGCCAGGCCCATCCGTATGAAGAGGTGGCGTTCACGCTGACCGAGCAGCCGGCGTTGGACGCCGACACCGGCGCCGGCCGGATCGGGCAACTGGCAGAGCCGATGACGCTGCGGGAGTTCACGAGCTACGTCGCGGACCGGTTGCCCAGCACCGTGTGGGGGGTCCGGGCATCGGGGCGGCCGGACCAGCTGGTCTCCACGGTGGCGGTCTGCGGCGGCTCCGGCGCGTCCTACACCGAGCTGGCGCGGGCCCGTGGCGCCGACGTGTACCTGACCTCGGACCTCAAGCATCACAGCACGGTGGAGGCGGTCACCGAACGCGCTGACCTCGCCGCCGGCGCGGACCCCGACGCGCGGCTGGCACTGGTCGACGCGGCGCACTGGGCGACCGAGTGGCCCTGGCTGCCGGTGGCCGCCGGGCTGCTGCGCCAGCGATTCGGCGGCCTCGACGTCGCCGTCTCCACCGCGGTCACCGACCCCTGGACCCTGCATGCAGGCTGACTGTCACACTTGCTATCCGGGCCGAGTTCTCATCCGTTCTGCCTGTCTGACCGTGAATCCGCCAGAAAGGGCTAGCTCACCACGTGATCGCTGATCCCTTCGTCCAACTCCGGCTGCTGGATCTGCAGGCGGTCGACACCGCCCTGGCCCAGCTGGCACACCGGCGCCGCAACCTGCCCGAGCTTGCCACCATCGCCGACTGCGACCAGCGTGCCTCCGGCGTCCGGTCCCAGCTGGTGGACGCTGAGACCTCGCTTGCCGACCTGGCCGCCGAGCAGCGCCGGCTGGAAGCCGACGTCGACAACGTCCGGCTCCGGGCCGACAAGGACCAGCGGCGGATGGCCGCCTCCGGAGTGCCGGCCAAGGAGATCGCCGGCCTGCAGCACGAGGTCACCTCGCTGGCCCGCCGGCAGGGCGTCCTGGAGGACGAGCTGCTGGAGCTGATGGAGACGCGCGAGACAGCCGAGGCGCAGGTCAGCCGGCTGCAGTCGGAGTTGCAGGCGATCCTCGCCGAACGAGCCACCGCCGAGGCAGCCCGCGACGAGGTGTTCGGCGAGATCGACGACGCCCTCGCCAAGCGCCGCGCCGAGCGGGACCGGCTGGCGGGCACCCTGCCGGCTGACCTGCTGGGCCTCTACGACAAGGTCCGTGAGTCCAGCGGCGGGGTCGGCGCGGCGATGCTGCGGCAACGCCGCTGTGAAGGCTGCCGGCTGGAGCTGTCCGGTTCGGAGCTGGGCGAGGTCCGGGCAGCCAAGGCCGAGGCCGTGGTGCGCTGTGACAACTGCCGGCGCATCCTGGTCCGCACCCACGAGTCGGGACTGTGAGCCCAGCCGAAGGCTCAGCCGGCCTGCGGGTGGTCGTGCAGGCCGACGGCGGCTCACGAGGAAACCCCGGGCCGGCCGGTTACGGCGCGGTGGTGCTGGACGCCGACACCGGCGCCACGCTGGCCGAGCGCAAGGCGGCCATCGGCGTCGACACCAACAACGTCGCCGAGTACCAGGGCCTGATCGCGGGGCTGACCGCGGCCGGTGAGCTGGGCGCCAGCGAGGTTCGGGTGCAGCTGGACTCCAAGCTGGTGATCGAGCAGATGTCGGGCCGCTGGCAGGTCAAGCACCCGTCGATGCGCCCGCTCGCCCGGCAGGCCGCCGAGCTGGCCGCCGGCTTCGACCGGGTCAGCTACGAATGGATCCCGCGCGCTGAGAACAGCCATGCCGACCGGCTGGCCAATGAGGCGATGGACGCGGCGGCCAAGCCAGGGGAGCGTGCCGAGCAAGTGAAGGGTGCCAAGCCTGTGCAGAGCGCCGAGCCGGCGAAGCCCACCGAGCCTGCGAAGCTCGCCGATGGCGCGCGGGAGCGGCTGCCGGCGAACAACAACGGGGCCTGGGTGCCGCCGCAGGACACTGCGACCCGGCTGCTGCTGGTCCGCCATGGCGTCACCAAGTACTCGGTGGCCAAGAAGTTCGCGGGCCGCTCGGACCTGGAGCTGACCGACGAGGGCGTGGAACAGGCTCGCCGGGCCGCCGGCCGGATCGCCGAGCTCGGCCCGGTGGACGTGCTGATCTCATCGCCGCTGCGGCGGACCCGGCAGACCGCGCAGCAGATCGCCGACCGGCTGGAGCTGCCGGTGCAGGTCGAGGACGGCGTGATCGAGACCGACTTCGGCGACTGGGACGGCTACACCTTCGAGGAGGTGCGCCAGCGGTGGCCTGCCGAGCTGCAGCGGTGGCTGGAGGATCCCGCGGTGGCGCCGCCGGCCGGCGAGTCGTTCGAGACGGTGACCCGGCGGGTTCGGCGGGCCCGGGACCGGATTCTGGCCCAGCACGCCGGCAAGACGGTGGTCGTGGTCTCGCACGTGTCACCGATCAAGACCCTGGTGCGCCTGGCCCTGGACGCCCCGGTCTCGGCGATGCGGCAGATGTTCCTGGCGCCGGCCTCGGTCAGCGTCATCGAGTACTACGCCGACGGCCCGGTGTCACTGCAGTCCTTCAACGACACCGCGCACCTGGGCGCGCTCGCGCACTGAGGCGCTGACTCGGGCAGCTGTGTGCATTGCTCGCGCATCGCGGTACGCATGACCGAAGCCATTCATTCGGTTGGCCGGAGCAGATGGCCAGACTCCACAATTCGCTAAGATTTGTCGAGCAAATTGGACGTTGTAATTGAACGGCCCGTGGCGATGCAGCGCCTCCGTCGTACCACTACGCTCGGGCTCCCCATCACGGCTTGGGCTAGCACAAATCGACCCTCTCATCGGAGCATCGCCCGGCACCGATCTCAAGAACACCGAGCGCCTCCCGACGGGAGCTACCGACGATGCTGCGTCGTTCTTCCGAGTGAGAGGTTCCGCTCGCCGGTGAACGATGATCTAGACGTTAGGTTCGCCGACTCCGGGGCGCTGTCTCGCGGTACCACGACTCGGTCCTCTTCAGTGAAGGTCAGTCCTTCCGTCAGAGGTACAGTCCGCTAGTGACAAGTGACATGTCGGTCCCTCGCAAGCTCGTGAATGTGAAGGAAGAGGCGCGCTCTCTCGTGAGTCAGGACAGCCTGGCGTCTGAAGTGTCGACTGCGCTAGTTGGCCTATTCGAGATTACGAGCTATGCCAGATTTAGAGCCTTCAACGGTAACTACGTGGGGATGTACGCTAGACCCACGAAGACAATCCGAGGCTCGCTGGTCATTGAACGGGAAGTTTTCGTACTCATAGCGAACTACTCCGTGCTGCACGCTCGCACAATTACGGTCTGTCAGGAGGCCATACAAGCTGAACAACCCCGATTACAGCCAGACTTAGCCATTGTCGTGCATGCGGATCCTGACGGCGATGACAACTTGAGGGCTTGGGGCCGCGAGGCAGGGCTAACCGTCCTACCGATTTACAGGCCAGGTGCTGGTGCGATGCCCCCAGCCACCATTCTCAGACAGCGCCTCGCGCGCGAGCTATTCGCCACGGATAGTTTCCAGATCACGGGCCCGGTCAGCGACGACGCTGACTTCTTCGGGCGGCGCGAGCAGGCTAACGATTTGCTTCGGCAACTGCAGGCAGGCCGGATCGCTGCAATCTTCGGCTTGCGCAAGGTCGGCAAGACTTCAATGCTCAATCGGGTCATCGATCTCGCTAACAATGCTGGATCTCCAAAGGTCGCGATGATCGACTGCTCGCTGCGTGGCTTCAATGAGATGCGCGCCACCGAGGCATTGAAGGTGGTTGCACGGCTCGCGCGGCTCGCGAGCCAACAGGGCTACGCACACGTGAGCCAGACACTGCGCCGGTCCGACGGAGACATAATGTCGACCTTCGACGCCATGTGGCAGGCAGGATCGACAAAGACGCCACTCCTGATCGTGTTCGACGAGGTCGACTACATTACGCCGGAATCACCGACCAGTACACATTGGAAGCATGACTTCAACGACTTCTGGCGTGAATTCCGGGCGCTCATACAGGAGTCGAAACGGCATGACCTCACCGTGAGCGTGCTCGTAAGCGGCGTCAGCAGCAGCAGTTTTCGCACAGCAGAGATCGCTGGCACTGAGAACTCTGTGCTCCACTTCGTGCCCGAGGACTACCTCAGCCCTTTCGCGGAGGCTGCCGCCGACGCGATGATCAATGCCCTTGGAAAGCGTTGCGGACTGACTCTTTCGCCGGAGGCACGTGGCGTCATCGCTCAGACATCTGCCTACTTGCCCTACTGGATGCGGATGTCTGGATCGTATATTCATCGCCACGTCGAGGTCGAAGCGCGACCCGTGGACATCGACGCTCACCTGGCTACGCAGCTATGCAGTGAGTTCGCCGAGACCGAAGGCGCCGAAATCAGTCGAGTTGCCCTGCAAAACTTGCGCAGAGTCGACCGACCAATGTTCGACCTATTGGTCCGTGTGTCGAAAGGGGATGACGTTGACGCGCGCCAGGCGCGCCCCCTCATCAGGTACGGCCTCGTGCGGCAACAAGCTGGCTCGATTTCAGTCGACAGCCTGATGATCCAGCGCGGCCTCGAGCTGCTCGAGAGCCAGTCCGCTCATCCCGGGGTCGACGAGGCGGGCGAGGTCACCGCCAGCCGCAGAGCGTTGGATCTGGACGAGGGGGAGTGGGCAGAGGAACTGGCATCCATCAGCCGGCGGAGGAACATCCTCGAACGAAAGGCCAGGGAATTCGTCCGCGTCGTGCTCAAGATGACTCTCCCCCCGGGCCGGGACTGGGTCGGGGTTGTCAACGATTCGCTGTCGGCTCGCAGGCGAGAGGAATGCGCCGGCCTTGCACCCGACGCGCTAATGTCCAAGCTGTACTGGATTGAGCTAAGCGCAGTAATCGGTAGAGAGTGGGCGCAGTTCGAGCGATTTTTCCAAGACAAGAAACGTCTGCAGAACGCCTTCAACCTGTTGAACGAGCGGCCGGACGCGCACGCGAAGGATGTCGACCTAGCGGACGTCGCGCTTCAGCGACGAGAGCTTACTTGGCTAGAGGAGCGCATCGCGCAGTAGGCGCACGAGCCGCAGGCAGGCGCTGCAACACCTCGTGGGTGCACGTGCATGCGGTTCTCCGCGGCTCCCCGCCAGAATAGCCGCGGTGGAAGCGAGTTCGGCAACACTGTGCCAGGCGGTCGTCAGCCCCGGTGAGCATCACCACCAGCGCGCGCGGTACCGCGACCACGGCCTCACGTGGGACGAGCGGTAAGTCACGCCGTCGCGCGGGCGTTAAGATCGGCATGCGGCGGACGAGCCGACCGGGCGACCGCGTCAGCCTGGCGACAGGCTGCCGAGGAAAGTCCGGGCTCCACAGAGCAGGGTGGTTGTTAACGGCAACCCGGGGTGACCCGCGGGAAAGTGCCACAGAAAACAGACCGCCGGACGGTTCGGGCTTGCTCGAACGGCTCGGTAAGGGTGAAACGGTGGTGTAAGAGACCACCAGCGTCCCGGGTGACCGGGATGGCTAGGCAAACCCCACCCGGAGCAAGGTCAAGAGGCGTCTCAGGCTTGCCGGAGACGCTGCGCAGGCGTTCGAGGGCTGCTCGCCCGAGCCTGTGGGTAGACCGCTAGAGCCTGCCGGCGACGGCAGGCCGAGATGGATGGTCGCCGTTCGGAGGACTCGTCCTCCGTCCACAGGACCCGGCTTACAGGTCGACTCGTCCGTCGCCCCTCGTCCGTCGCCCCTCGTGCTGAGGCCTGCCGCGCCGGCTCGCCGGCGGGGCTGAGGCCTGCCGCGCTGGCTCGCCGGCGGCCGGTTCCTCTAGCGTGACGTGCACGGCGGCCGCCCCGAGGCCGCCTCTGCGCGGGAGTCGCCGATGGGTACCGAAGATCTGACCGGGACGTTCTGGTTCTGCCAGAAGCACCACGCCGTCGAGCCGTTCGCAGGCTGCGGCAGCCATGAGCGGATCGGCCCGTTCGACACCGAGGCCGAGGCGGCCAAGGCGCTGGACACCATCGCCGAGCGCGAGCGCAAGTATGACGCCGAAGACGCCTCCTGGGACGCCTGGGAGGGCTGAGCAGGCTTGTCGCCCAAGGGCTGAGCAGAGGCTTTCGCCAAGGGCTGAGCGGGCCTGCCTGTCACGCCCAGGCCGAACGCGCGCTGTCAGTGGTAGCTGTGCTCGGCCCCTGGGTAGACGCCGGACTGCACCTCGGCGGCGAAGGCATGGGTGGCCTCGGTCAGCACCTGCGCCACGTCGGCGTACTGCTTGACGAACTTGGCCGGCTTGCCGTCGGCCCGCAGTCCCGCCATGTCCTGCCAGACCAGCACCTGGGCGTCGCAGTCGACGCCGGCGCCGATGCCGATGGTCGGGATGGTGAGGTCGTGGGTGATCTTCTTGGCCAGGTCGGCCGGCACGACCTCCAGCACGACCGCGAAGGCGCCGGCGTCCTGCAGCGCGCGGGCGTCCTCCACCAGGCGCTGGCCGGCCTCGTCGCCGCGGCCCTGCACCCGGTAACCGGACATCGTGTTCACCGACTGCGGGGTCAGCCCGATGTGTGCCATCACCGGGATGCCCGCCGAGCTGAGCAGCTCGACCTGCGGCGCGACCCGGGCCCCGCCCTCGAGCTTGACAGCCTGCGCGCCGCCGTCCTTGAGGAACCGGGTCGCGGTCTCCAGCGCCTGCTGGGGCGAGACCTGGTAGCTGCCGAAGGGCAGGTCGGCGACCACCAGCGCCCGGGTGGCGCCCCGGACGACGGCACGCACCAGGGGCAGCAGCTCCTCGACGGTGACCGGAACCGTGGTGTCATAGCCATAGACCACGTTGGCCGCCGAGTCACCGACCAGCAGCACCGGAATGCCGGCCTGGTCGAAGATCCGGGCGGTCGAGTAGTCGTAGGCCGTCAGCATCGGCCAGCGGTCACCGGCCAGTTTGGCGTTCTGCAGGTCGCGGATGGTGATGCGGCGGGTTGACGTGCCGCCGTAGAGCGTTTCGCTCATGTCGAGTCCTAGGGGTTCCTCGAGGCCGGCTCACCGGTCCCCGGGCGATGGGTGGACCCCACCATGGTGCTCCATTTCCCCAGACTTGGGAACCGGCGACCCGCCGAGAGATCTAACTCACCCCGTGCTCGCGCCAGCGGTTGGTGATCGGCAGCCGGCGATCGCGGCCGAAGGCCTTGAGGCTGATCTTGGGCCCCGGCGGGTACTGCCGCCGCTTCCACTCGGCCGCGTCGGTCATCCGCGTCACCCGGGCTGCCAACTCCTCGTCGAAGCCGAGGGCCAGCAGGTCGGAGAAGCCGGCGTCGCCGTCGACGTAGTGGGCCAGCAGCTCGTCGAGCACCTCGTAGTCAGGCAGCGAGTCGGTGTCGAGCTGGCCTGGCCTCAGCTCCGCAGACGGCGGCTTGGTGATCGAGTTCTCCGGGATCGGCGCGGTCTCACCCCGCCGCGTCGCCTCGGCGTTGCGCCAGCGCGCGAGCTTCCAGACCAGCGTCTTGGGGACGTCCTTGATCGGGGCGAAGCCGCCCACCGCGTCGCCGTAGATCGTCGAGTAGCCGACCGACAGCTCGCTCTTGTTGCCGGTGGCCAGCACCAGGTGGCCGTGCTGGTTGGACAGCCCCATCAGCGTGGTGCCGCGGACCCGGGCCTGCACGTTCTCCTCGGCCAGGCCGGTCAGCTTCAGCGACTCGACGAACGCGCTGACCATCGGCGCGATCGGCACCGTCTGCAACGGCGCGCCTAGGTTGGCGGCCAGCTCGGCGGCGTCGGCGAGCGAGTGCGCGGAGGAGTAGTCGCTGGGCAGCGCCACGCCGTGCACGTTCGCGCCCCCGATCGCGTCCGCCGCGATCGCGGCCACCACCGCCGAGTCGATGCCGCCGCTCATGCCGAGCACCACCGAGGAGAAGCCGTTCTTGACGACGTAGTCCCGGGTGCCGACCACCAGCGCGCCCCACACCTCGGCCTCGTCCTGCAACCGGTCAGCGATCCCGAGCGGCTCGGCCAGCTCCTCGCTGAGCGGGCGTGGCGGCTTGGGCGCCCGGTAGCGGCCGACGCTCAGCTCGCCGGCCTGGCTGACCGTGTTGCCGGTGCTGGCGGGCAGCTCCAGCTCCAGCAGGAAGAGGCCCTCGACGAACTGCGGCGCCCGGGCCAGCAGCTGGCCGTCGGCGCCGACCGCGAACGAGTCGCCGTCGAAGACCAG from Jatrophihabitans sp. encodes:
- a CDS encoding HoxN/HupN/NixA family nickel/cobalt transporter, producing the protein MTRATSVPQPPASTVPAFQRIRFTRAEVVRLLGLFGFIAALHVAGFGLFFYYNSQPQFHSLSDGKGNLVFAGAAALAYGFGLRHAFDADHISAIDDTTRYLLQKGKQPLGVGFFFSLGHSTIVLALSIGVAFAAKAASRFQASFAGTGGIIGTLVSASFLYLLAGLNLVVLIGIVKMWRQAKLGRYQPEELDVLLANRGLMNRIFRGRYNKFINHSWQMYPVGVLFGLGFDTATEVAVLGLSATAAVGVGAGGASLPPLAILSLPLLFAAGMSLMDTIDGVFMSKAYSWAFVTPIRKIYYNITTTGLSIFVAFVIGSIQVVGLLSEKLELTGQPWDLVNGINLNTAGQLIVVVFLLVWVGAVAYYKLARVDERYAGLTRESGPLDSAG
- a CDS encoding alpha-ketoglutarate-dependent dioxygenase AlkB, translated to MSAALQASLLDLADDISLGPLGGAVTRRALSAGAWVDVRPGWLAGADALFDFLLESVPWHAEEREMYQRIVAVPRLLSFYDEDAPLPHPVLEEARERLGAHYADELGEPFRTAGLCLYRDGRDSVAWHGDRIGRSRTEDTMVAILSVGAPRQLLLRPRPGTVGSTGDSSASGGVLRHNLGHGDLVVMGGSCQRTWEHAVPKTSKPVGPRISIQFRPRGVR
- a CDS encoding Nif3-like dinuclear metal center hexameric protein, which produces MPSPAHAPSLADVLAALDGWYPPATAESWDAVGLTCGDRGDRIERVLLAVDCVPATVAEAVESEAQLLITHHPLLLTGVHGVPADDPKGALVHRMIRAGVAHFVAHTNADIAADGVSQALADCLGLRATAPLSPASTPALDHLTVYVPAADCDRLISALIEAGAGAVGDYDQCTFTVSGQGSYRPLPGADPADGEIGVLTRKSEQALSVVLPRPRRAAVLAAMRQAHPYEEVAFTLTEQPALDADTGAGRIGQLAEPMTLREFTSYVADRLPSTVWGVRASGRPDQLVSTVAVCGGSGASYTELARARGADVYLTSDLKHHSTVEAVTERADLAAGADPDARLALVDAAHWATEWPWLPVAAGLLRQRFGGLDVAVSTAVTDPWTLHAG
- a CDS encoding C4-type zinc ribbon domain-containing protein; this translates as MIADPFVQLRLLDLQAVDTALAQLAHRRRNLPELATIADCDQRASGVRSQLVDAETSLADLAAEQRRLEADVDNVRLRADKDQRRMAASGVPAKEIAGLQHEVTSLARRQGVLEDELLELMETRETAEAQVSRLQSELQAILAERATAEAARDEVFGEIDDALAKRRAERDRLAGTLPADLLGLYDKVRESSGGVGAAMLRQRRCEGCRLELSGSELGEVRAAKAEAVVRCDNCRRILVRTHESGL
- a CDS encoding bifunctional RNase H/acid phosphatase, whose amino-acid sequence is MSPAEGSAGLRVVVQADGGSRGNPGPAGYGAVVLDADTGATLAERKAAIGVDTNNVAEYQGLIAGLTAAGELGASEVRVQLDSKLVIEQMSGRWQVKHPSMRPLARQAAELAAGFDRVSYEWIPRAENSHADRLANEAMDAAAKPGERAEQVKGAKPVQSAEPAKPTEPAKLADGARERLPANNNGAWVPPQDTATRLLLVRHGVTKYSVAKKFAGRSDLELTDEGVEQARRAAGRIAELGPVDVLISSPLRRTRQTAQQIADRLELPVQVEDGVIETDFGDWDGYTFEEVRQRWPAELQRWLEDPAVAPPAGESFETVTRRVRRARDRILAQHAGKTVVVVSHVSPIKTLVRLALDAPVSAMRQMFLAPASVSVIEYYADGPVSLQSFNDTAHLGALAH
- the panB gene encoding 3-methyl-2-oxobutanoate hydroxymethyltransferase, producing MSETLYGGTSTRRITIRDLQNAKLAGDRWPMLTAYDYSTARIFDQAGIPVLLVGDSAANVVYGYDTTVPVTVEELLPLVRAVVRGATRALVVADLPFGSYQVSPQQALETATRFLKDGGAQAVKLEGGARVAPQVELLSSAGIPVMAHIGLTPQSVNTMSGYRVQGRGDEAGQRLVEDARALQDAGAFAVVLEVVPADLAKKITHDLTIPTIGIGAGVDCDAQVLVWQDMAGLRADGKPAKFVKQYADVAQVLTEATHAFAAEVQSGVYPGAEHSYH
- a CDS encoding NAD+ synthase; this translates as MSVVRIALAQVDLVVGDLDANCAMVRERVGQAAEAGAQLVVFPEMTLTGYPPEDLVLRQSFRQASCAALTRLATELAAAGQGDIAVVVGYLDSEGGPRNAAAFVQDGQVVARYFKHHLPNYGVFDESRYFKAGAELSVVHFGGVDIGLTICEDVWQDGGPFAAAAAAEVGLLVNINGSPYERDKDDVRLSLVRRRAVEAGAAVVYVNQCGAQDELVFDGDSFAVGADGQLLARAPQFVEGLFLLELELPASTGNTVSQAGELSVGRYRAPKPPRPLSEELAEPLGIADRLQDEAEVWGALVVGTRDYVVKNGFSSVVLGMSGGIDSAVVAAIAADAIGGANVHGVALPSDYSSAHSLADAAELAANLGAPLQTVPIAPMVSAFVESLKLTGLAEENVQARVRGTTLMGLSNQHGHLVLATGNKSELSVGYSTIYGDAVGGFAPIKDVPKTLVWKLARWRNAEATRRGETAPIPENSITKPPSAELRPGQLDTDSLPDYEVLDELLAHYVDGDAGFSDLLALGFDEELAARVTRMTDAAEWKRRQYPPGPKISLKAFGRDRRLPITNRWREHGVS